The Methyloceanibacter sp. wino2 nucleotide sequence GCCGCGCTTTCGATAGCGTTGTGCCCGTTGAGGCCCACACACCAGACTAGCGACGCTCCCACGGCTGAAGCCGGAAGAAGGAGTGCCACCAACGCGAAAATGGCGAACTTGCGTGCTCTATGCATGAGATTTATAGACGAAGTAGGCCCCTAACTAACCTACGAAAGTTAGAGGGAATTCAAGGCCGAATCAAGACTTCACCACTGCGACAGCGAAGGATGGGCGGGGGCGTCCACGGCCCTCCTGATCACAGCGAGCGGACGGGTCAGAGTGGACCTCTAGCGGTTTCTAGATCCTACCACTTCGCCTTCATGGTCACGAAGGCCGAGGTCGGCGCCCCGTAGGAGATGTTGTTGTTGTTGTGCGAGGAGATCCAGTACTCGGTGTCGAACATGTTCTCGACATTGAGCTGCGCGGACCAGTGCTCGTTGATGTCGTAATAGACGGCACTGTCGAACCGCGTGTAGCTCGGCACCTTAACCGCGTTGTTCGCCTCGGCGAACCAGCCCGCCTGGTAGATGACGCCGAGGCCCACGCCCCATTTCTTGGTGAGCTGGTACTTGTTCCACATCGAGAAGGTGTCGACCGGGACGGACTCCACCGAGTTGCCGACCAGGGAGAGATCGTCGCCGGCGAAGAGGATCTCGGAGTCCGTGTGGGCATAGCCGCCGAACACCTGCCACTTGTCGGTGACGTAGCCGCTGATCTCGATCTCCTTGCCCCGCGTCCGGGTCAGGCCGCGCGCGAAGGTGTCGGGACCGATGGTCACCGCCTGGTTGTCGCGGTCCAGGCGGTAGATCGCGCCCTGCAACAGCAGGCGCGGCATGATCGTCCACTTGAAGCCCGTCTCGTAGTTCTCGAACGTCTCCGGCTCCAGATCCGACGCCGTGACGCTGAGTTCGCCGAAATTGTCGCCATTCGCCGGCAGGAACGACTTGGCGTAGCTCGCATAGAAATGCAGGCTCTCCCACGGCTTGACGACGCCGCCGACGCGGGGCGACCACTCGTCGTCGACGCGCGAGGTCTGGAAGCCGTTCAGCGTATCCTCGAAGCTGACGTCGAAGCGGTCGAAGCGGATGCCGCCGATCAGCTCGAAATAGCGCGTGATCTCGAACTGATCCTGGATGAAGGCGCTCGACGTATCGAGGTCGGTGAAACGGCGCCGGTTCGGCCGGTTGTACAGGGTCCTGGTGAAGACCGTCGGATCGGCCACCGGCACGTCGAGGGTGAAGATGCCGGAACCCGGCGCCACGAAGACCGGCAGATTGCGGAACGCATCGTTCTTTTGCACGCCGAACTCCAGGCCGCCCACCAGCGTGTGGCGGAGGTGCTGCCCGTGCGCGAACGAATAGGAGAAGTCCGTCTGATTGACGAAGTTCTGGCGGGCTTCGATATTTTGATAGCCGTCGAGCTCCACCAGACCCGGCCCCGGCGCGTTCACCGCCGAAGATGCGAAAATGTTCTGGTAGAGCTTGTCGTAGTCCGCGAAGAAGGTGTGGTTGCGGATCTGCAGGCCGCCCGTGGTCTCGTGCTCGAGCGTCGCCGTGGCCACGTGCCCGTCGAACGTGGTCAAGCTCGCGAAGGGCTGGCCGAAATACGTCTCGAGGGGAGCCTGAAACGGCCTGCCGTCGATCGACGGACCGCCGCGGTCGATGTTCTGGTCGTGGGTCTTGTACTCGTAGCTGAAATGCAGCGTGGTCCGCTCGCCGAGCTTGAAGCCCATGGTCGGATTGATGCCGTAGCGCTCGAGCCACGAGAATTCCCGGAACGTCTCCGAGTCCTCGTACATGGCATTCAGGCGGAACGCGGCGTTGGGCGAGATCGCCTGGCCGACGTCTGCCGTCCCGCGCGCGCGGCCCCAGCTGCCGACCTGCACCGTGCCCTCGTAGATCGGAACGCCGTCGGCGCGCTTGGTGACGCGGTTGATCACGCCACCGCCGCCGCCGCGGCCGAAGATCATGGCGTTCGGGCCTTTGAGCACCTCGATGGTCTGGACGTTGTAGAGATCGCGGAACGTCTCGATGTCGTCGCGCACGCCGTCGACGAAAAAGTCCGCGGTGGTTTCCTGGCCGCGGAAGGTCAGCTGATCGCGATGCCCCTCGCCCTGCTGCACGGCGATGCCCGGAACGTAGAGCAGCGCCTGGCCGAGCGTGTTGGCGGCCTGATCCTCGGCGAGCTCCTCGGGGATGATCGAGACCGAGCCCGGGATGTTCATGATCAGCGTATTCGTCTTGGTCGCGGACGAGGTGCCCGCGGCGTAATAGCCGTCGACGCCCGACGAGCCGCGGTTCAGCGTGCTGCCGTCCACGGGGAGATCGAAGATCGCCTCCTCGATCGCGTCCTGGGAGGCGTAGCCGCCGTCGGCCGTGGCGGCGGGCGCGCTCACGGGAGCGCTCGCGGTGGTGCGCGGCGCGGGGCGGGGCCGCGGCCTCGGCTCAGGGTCGGGCTCCGCCTCGACCACGGCGGGCGCGGCCTCAATGTCGGGATCCTGCTCGACGATCACCGGAGGGACCTGGGTGTCGGCTCCAGGATCGGGGCTGCCGCCCGTGGCGGCGGGGGCGCCGTTGCCGGTCACGCCCGATTCTAGGCCGCCCTCTCCGGTTGTTTTCCCGGTCTCCTGTGCATGAACTATTTCACCCGATAGGGCAATGAGCGCCGCAGAGGCCGCCAAGGCGAGCAGCCGCTCTCTAACTTCGCTGAGTTTCCTGGACGAACGCGACGCGGAATGCGCCGCCGTGACACGGAGTTCCATTTACTGCCCCCCGGCTCTGATCGACCTTGGGGCGCGCCTCATCTCACGCGAAACTGCTCCCCTCAAATCCACAGGCAACGATATTAGGGTTCGAGTGCTGCGCATAATGAAGGGTTTTCAACTTAATATATGAACAAAATTCATTTTTAGGATAGTGACCAGGCAGTAGAGGACCTCAACCGATTTCTGGCGTCACGCACACGAAGGTTTAGTTACCCTGTGCCTACATCTGGTTGGGTTGGTCTCTCGAGGACGGCAATTCGCGCTATAAGCTCAGACTTTGCCTTGGTGCAGGATCACGTCACCCTTTTTTTTATCCTGGCGCCCTACCACCCGGCCTTCATCGTCACAAAGGCCGACGTCGGCGCCCCCGAAAGAGATGTTGTTGTGCAAGGAGATCTAATACCCGGTGCCGAACATGTTCTCCGCATTGACGCGCTCTTTTCTAGCCTGTTTCGCGATTTTGAATCGCCGCCCGATTTCACATGAGTTTCTACTCGTCACGCTATTCCTGGGATCAGTAATTGATGATGCTCCTCATCCCAACGACCAACGCATTCTCGACTTTTTGGTTGGGTGTATCGTTGAATAGATTGGGCACCGAGCCTCCGGGATTATGGATGTATTGCACCACTGGCTGTATCGCCCAGCCAGATACGATCTCTGCAATGTAGTTCAACTCGAGGATTAGTTCATAATCGCGAATGATATGCAGCCCCGCCTTGCGGTCGAGATCGGAGGCTTCGTTCGAAATACCGGAATACGCGACGCCTAGAGCGATGCCGTCATGAGGGCGCCCGGGCACCCATCCGTCGAAGACAATGCCAACATCAGCATAAGTGTCGACCTGATTGCGGTCAGCCGGGCTAAGGATCGCTCGGGCGAAGGCCGATACACCTCCTGTGCCGCATTGGCCTTCTGGTTGATAGAGCACCTGATCGACTACCACATAGACGGCTTGGTTTCCTTCATGGCGAGACGCAGAAAGCCCCTGCGCGAGCGGGTGTATTGGATCATCGAACTCGCCAAAATCGTACCAGCCGCCAAGTTTGACCGTGCCGGACGGGCAGCTGCCGTTGCCGTAGGAATAGTCGGCCTCGAAGAGCAACAAGGGGGGATCGTTAAGGCGAAAATCGAAGCCGTGCGCGTTACACTGCCCGGGATCACGTTCCTCGGCGCAGGGACCGGCTGGATCACTATCATAAATCCCAAATTTCAGTTGGAATAGGTCCTGAACTTCAACAGCGACGCGCACCCCTGGTGATGCAAACGGATAGATGGGACCGCCAAAAAGGAAGGTTGTCGGAGCTGAGAGTCGTCCAGCCAAAGGTAGAGGCGATGAATCTCGCAGCCACCTCCGAAATGAGAAATTCACTGTCGGCACCCAGCTGGCCGAGACGGATAGAGGCGTGCCCGTCATAGAAAGCCTGTTCAAGCCAAAGCTCATGCAGACGCGTGGAAGGGAATGCCTCTATGTTGCTAACGCTGACGATGCTGCCGATGTTTTCAGCAGTGATGCTGGTGCCGTGAATTTGATAGAAATCTATATGGAAACTCAACCCTCGTGCACCGGTGAGGTTCTCAAGATCGGCATCGAGGTATCCCTCGAGAAGTCCTGCGTAATGTACGCTTTGCTCCATTCCTCCTGAGACGTTGCCTAGCACGTCGCTGGTGTAGTCGATGCCGTAAGAAACTCCCTGCCGGGCAAGGACATTGCGTACACTTCGAGGATCTCCATATCCTGGCAGACTCGTTGCAATCGAGGGCTCCGGGATCCCCGGCGGCAGCTCACCTATCCCGTCTGGAAGACGGACATGTGGATGATGCTGCTGATCGGCCCATGAACCGTTAGCGATAAGAAACGGACTTGCGAATAAAGTTGTGACGAGACAAATGGCCGTGATCGACTTCACGATAGGATTTCCATCCATGTGCGCCTGCGGCGCGAAGCCTTCACGGATGGAACGCGAACTAGCGCTTCCCTTCTTCGCCTGCGAGCACCCCGCTCGCACGACGCCGATCAGGCACCTGTGACGGCAGGTC carries:
- a CDS encoding carbohydrate porin, producing MKSITAICLVTTLFASPFLIANGSWADQQHHPHVRLPDGIGELPPGIPEPSIATSLPGYGDPRSVRNVLARQGVSYGIDYTSDVLGNVSGGMEQSVHYAGLLEGYLDADLENLTGARGLSFHIDFYQIHGTSITAENIGSIVSVSNIEAFPSTRLHELWLEQAFYDGHASIRLGQLGADSEFLISEVAARFIASTFGWTTLSSDNLPFWRSHLSVCITRGARRC
- a CDS encoding TonB-dependent siderophore receptor; translation: MELRVTAAHSASRSSRKLSEVRERLLALAASAALIALSGEIVHAQETGKTTGEGGLESGVTGNGAPAATGGSPDPGADTQVPPVIVEQDPDIEAAPAVVEAEPDPEPRPRPRPAPRTTASAPVSAPAATADGGYASQDAIEEAIFDLPVDGSTLNRGSSGVDGYYAAGTSSATKTNTLIMNIPGSVSIIPEELAEDQAANTLGQALLYVPGIAVQQGEGHRDQLTFRGQETTADFFVDGVRDDIETFRDLYNVQTIEVLKGPNAMIFGRGGGGGVINRVTKRADGVPIYEGTVQVGSWGRARGTADVGQAISPNAAFRLNAMYEDSETFREFSWLERYGINPTMGFKLGERTTLHFSYEYKTHDQNIDRGGPSIDGRPFQAPLETYFGQPFASLTTFDGHVATATLEHETTGGLQIRNHTFFADYDKLYQNIFASSAVNAPGPGLVELDGYQNIEARQNFVNQTDFSYSFAHGQHLRHTLVGGLEFGVQKNDAFRNLPVFVAPGSGIFTLDVPVADPTVFTRTLYNRPNRRRFTDLDTSSAFIQDQFEITRYFELIGGIRFDRFDVSFEDTLNGFQTSRVDDEWSPRVGGVVKPWESLHFYASYAKSFLPANGDNFGELSVTASDLEPETFENYETGFKWTIMPRLLLQGAIYRLDRDNQAVTIGPDTFARGLTRTRGKEIEISGYVTDKWQVFGGYAHTDSEILFAGDDLSLVGNSVESVPVDTFSMWNKYQLTKKWGVGLGVIYQAGWFAEANNAVKVPSYTRFDSAVYYDINEHWSAQLNVENMFDTEYWISSHNNNNISYGAPTSAFVTMKAKW
- a CDS encoding carbohydrate porin codes for the protein MRVAVEVQDLFQLKFGIYDSDPAGPCAEERDPGQCNAHGFDFRLNDPPLLLFEADYSYGNGSCPSGTVKLGGWYDFGEFDDPIHPLAQGLSASRHEGNQAVYVVVDQVLYQPEGQCGTGGVSAFARAILSPADRNQVDTYADVGIVFDGWVPGRPHDGIALGVAYSGISNEASDLDRKAGLHIIRDYELILELNYIAEIVSGWAIQPVVQYIHNPGGSVPNLFNDTPNQKVENALVVGMRSIINY